In Sulfitobacter sp. M39, the following proteins share a genomic window:
- a CDS encoding TRAP transporter small permease subunit, whose product MFKLARFITQLNRIIGYWISFCVLIIFALLLADVVMRYLIGQPAIWTAELATLIFGVYAIIGGGYLLTERGHVNVDIIYGQFSPKRKALVDIVTWPLFLIFVGVLLWQGYDIASEAIADMERSNSVWKAPLWPTKSLIPVAALLLLLQGFVRLWADVRTLMGLPNDPAIFGQPAAGDTHAAQAAGGQS is encoded by the coding sequence TTGTTTAAACTTGCGCGCTTCATCACGCAATTGAACCGCATTATCGGCTATTGGATCAGCTTTTGCGTGCTGATCATCTTTGCCTTGCTGCTGGCCGATGTGGTCATGCGCTATCTGATCGGGCAGCCCGCGATCTGGACTGCCGAACTGGCGACGCTGATCTTTGGTGTCTATGCGATCATCGGGGGCGGTTATCTGCTGACCGAACGCGGTCACGTGAACGTCGATATCATCTACGGCCAGTTTTCCCCCAAACGCAAAGCCTTGGTGGACATCGTGACATGGCCGCTGTTCCTGATCTTTGTCGGCGTGCTGCTGTGGCAAGGCTACGACATCGCGTCCGAAGCCATCGCGGATATGGAGCGGTCGAACTCTGTCTGGAAGGCCCCGCTGTGGCCGACAAAATCGCTGATCCCCGTCGCCGCCTTGCTGCTGTTGTTGCAGGGCTTTGTACGCCTTTGGGCCGATGTGCGCACCCTGATGGGGCTGCCCAATGATCCCGCGATCTTTGGACAACCGGCCGCCGGCGACACCCACGCCGCCCAAGCCGCAGGAGGCCAGTCATGA
- a CDS encoding TRAP transporter substrate-binding protein, which translates to MTKGNMNRRTMLRGAALGALATPALVGKGIAQGKVNWRVQAHWPKASSSFTDSLGKLAEVLETRTEGAFKMDLLGAGEFAKGPDIYNIVRKGVVPMGTVSPSYVQDQAQAASFLFGIPGTFRQAWEMEHAVKNLGLEALVNEDLNADGVMMKTEKVLPVEIVVSKKIESAEDFKGLKLRSSGTMLDYLQSAGAAPQYIPGSELYQSLSSGVVDGAHWGAAVGAKSMSLWEVCKYHYKPALGQTTDAFILNMEAVDGLEDDLRTALLDTMETRFFQRSAEYQHAEAIAISSGIAENNIEVSELPDDVLAILADASAKILDTEAQKGERAAKAADIYKTLMTDLGYL; encoded by the coding sequence ATGACAAAAGGCAATATGAACCGTCGCACCATGCTGCGCGGCGCCGCGCTTGGCGCGTTGGCGACACCGGCGCTGGTCGGCAAAGGGATCGCACAGGGCAAAGTCAACTGGCGCGTGCAAGCCCATTGGCCCAAAGCGTCCAGCTCTTTCACCGACAGCCTTGGCAAATTGGCCGAAGTGCTTGAGACGCGTACCGAAGGCGCGTTCAAAATGGATCTGCTGGGTGCCGGCGAATTCGCCAAAGGGCCCGACATCTACAATATCGTGCGCAAGGGCGTGGTGCCGATGGGGACGGTCAGCCCGTCCTATGTACAAGATCAGGCGCAGGCCGCGTCCTTCCTGTTCGGCATCCCCGGCACCTTCCGTCAGGCCTGGGAAATGGAACACGCGGTCAAGAACCTTGGCCTTGAGGCGCTGGTGAACGAAGACCTGAACGCCGATGGCGTGATGATGAAGACGGAGAAAGTCCTGCCCGTCGAAATCGTCGTGTCGAAAAAGATCGAATCCGCCGAAGACTTCAAAGGGCTCAAGCTGCGGTCGTCGGGTACGATGCTGGATTACCTGCAATCCGCCGGTGCCGCGCCGCAATACATCCCCGGGTCCGAACTCTATCAATCGCTCAGCTCGGGCGTTGTGGATGGCGCACATTGGGGCGCTGCCGTGGGGGCGAAATCCATGTCCCTCTGGGAGGTCTGCAAATACCACTACAAACCCGCGCTTGGTCAGACCACCGACGCCTTTATCCTGAATATGGAGGCCGTCGACGGGCTGGAGGACGATCTGCGCACTGCCCTGCTCGACACGATGGAGACGCGGTTCTTCCAGCGGTCGGCCGAATACCAGCACGCCGAAGCCATCGCGATTTCTTCGGGCATTGCCGAGAACAACATCGAAGTATCCGAATTGCCCGACGACGTTCTGGCGATCCTTGCCGATGCCTCGGCCAAGATCCTCGACACAGAGGCGCAGAAAGGCGAACGCGCAGCGAAGGCGGCGGATATCTACAAAACCTTGATGACCGACCTCGGCTACCTCTAG